From Epinephelus fuscoguttatus linkage group LG17, E.fuscoguttatus.final_Chr_v1:
TCAAATGTGACTTGCAACTTTTCCGTATGATTCTGCAACAGTGCTCCATCCTGACAAGCATATCTAAaggctccaacaactgcaggaTCCTCTGCACCTTGACACTTTGATGAGACACatactgtgtgtttacactgAGTCCAAGCAGAGCAAATCAATAAGTAATGTTTGACAACAAAGTCCTGAGTTGACCTCAAAAAGCTACTGAACCAAACCCCACAATTATCGGCAATTATGAACTGGTCTGATTGGATACACCCTGTAATATGATGCCTTACAGATGGCTGATTATGACAATTTATTGCCTGTGGTAACAGTGCTATACAAGGGCATAGGTTTCCTCTCACAGTGTGGGGTGATATGTATGTAATGGAGGTTTGGGAATCCTCCGCCAGGatattttctgcatcagtttatggtgtaaatgtcttaaatatTGTTCAAGACCTCTGCTCCTTTCATGTTTCTACTGGAGTAGACGAACACACATGTTCTGATTAATGAGGGGGACCCGTCTTCTGTGTTAGTCCCCCAAAATCTGTGCAATTATTAACCAGGTCTGAGgcttaaaaaggaaaaaaaaaaatcactgcttCTTGAGGCAATAAATAATTCCACACAATCTTCTCAGGCCATATGGGTCAATGGAGTTTCAGCCACTGTGAGTTGCATAATATGATCACGTTACTTTGGGCTGCAAGTTTGACAATAAATAACAAGTTAGGACTGGAAAAGTCATCTGTCAATCTTTCCCTGCTGAAACAAGGCAGAACTCAGGCAGGCTGCGTAGTCTGATAACCTGAAGAGGTACTCTCATTTTAAGATACTTGTATCAGTGACTGATTTTATTTAAAGTACTATAAGTAAATGGACAATGAGTAGCTATTAAACCATTTTAAATTGTCTTGTTTAAATtgcaaaacttaaaaaaaaaaaaaaaaggagattgTAGTTGACTTTAGATTGTGGTAATCGAGTTTCTTCTGCCTttgagagaaaaacagactCTGCACATGCTTCAGTAAACGTCtgcaacaaaacagcaaaacatttcTCTTACTTCTAATTTGATCCTAGCGTTCCGTCTCCACTTCCCGAGGAGTAATCCGGTGTTTGTGAACCAACAGGAGCAGCTCAGGTTTGGTTTGGCTCGAGGCTCAGCACCGCACGGACTGAACTACTGCTAATACTGAGTGCAAACTGTTAACCACTCAGTGTGACCTCTGCCTCAATGCTTGCTCGCGCCTTTTCAGTGCCTTACAGGTCATATCTTcataaaataatcacaaaataaaacgtcgtaaaataaataaatgtgaattgTTTGACAAgaatttttccctttttgagATAAGTGTGTTGGTCGCGTCCTCAATGAGCACCTGCCCCTCACCCGTCCTCTCTGTGGGGATCAGTTTAAATGGTATCACCTGGTGGGAGGAGGCGACCTCATGGTGATGTAGTGCAAAGTGGGTGGGTGAATGATGGCCTCAGAAAATACCTGGACCGGAGTTAGGATAATAAATTCACCATCAATAGGCTACCACTAATGTAATTATCAAAgatattgtagtttttaaagctttaaaaaatatgCCACAGCCAAACCTATtattacaaatatataaaattagCATTGAAATCAGTCCATTTCTTCTTGTAGGTGGAATTTATTTGCTTTCCAGGCTATGCCATCTACTAAAAGACCATTATCCAAGACTTTAAACATTAATCAGCTGTTTCCACATGCTGTAATTTTCAAAACTCTTTCTGTAAACTTTACAAACAGGTGGCCAAATAAAGCATTCATTGCACCGTTCTCTCAGGAAACACATGCTCTCAATAAGCCCTTTTCACAGAAGGccttttgacatgtcacagtaggaagAGTTCAGGTGtatataataaaacaacaatggcTGACTCCTTTAATGGTACAAAAAAATGATGGaacctcagaaagagcaactgaggagggatccctctcccAGGATGGATAGACATGTGGTAGATGTCATGTGTACAGAAAgataatccatatgacaaaatgttaCATAGAATGTGaacataccgtaaaacttcaattaatagcccaggcttttatttgcttaaatcactgaaatcaacaggcctatatttgggacaggcttTTAATTCCTCTCAAACAAAAATGTTGCTCAGCAAAACTtgggaaatacatttaaattgttTAATCAGTATGACTctgacttgtttaaaaattaggctaCAGATTATaaatcaattatgaatcattcatttgatctcgctccgacagacagcacatcagagaggGTGTGAGTTATGgcaccgacacaacaccacttcatcctgttaaaacaattctCACAGCTTGGATTTGTTTATATGAAAAagccttttgattcttttgatctgaggacccttacagactaaagtaatatgaataatttacagggtaatcaaggaatggaaaCGTAATTTGAGGTGGCCAACAACACCGTGTTATACATCCAAAAGACctactgtaaaaaaataaaaataaaataaaaaaaattaactgcttGGCAACTAGACCAGGTGTCTAATTGAGTCAACTATTTATTTGTCAGAATGTGTTGCCACACCAGGGTAGTAAAAGGAACAaggcgtttaattgggactaggcttttaattgaagtttacACAATGTCAAATTTGCAAGACATtaaaaaggaagaggaagacaacaacaaagacaagtaATCTCAGACTCTGTGCCACCCTCATCATGCACTCATACCTGTGAGGACTATGAGAGACGCTGGACAGCTAGTGCAACCCAGCCTGAACCGTTACATGGTTACATCCATTGTCCATACTTTCAGAAGACAAAACAGTTGTTTGCCTCGTTGTTACTATGATACATGTCATGAGGTACCGCTGTCTGTGTAGTTTTTACCACAGTGATGGATACCCACAGGGCATTTCTGAGGGCAACCATCCACTGGTCTGAACGCTGATGCTGAGTAACCTGCACATTTGCTGTAATTGGAATTAAAGTGTCTGGAAATTGGGTATTTCACTGTGCATGGACTCTTCCTTATGTGTTTTGTCAGTGTGACATTGCAAAGGTCAGCAGCATATAGTAGAATTCCCTCACTGTTTTCCCAGCACTGTTTGAAATTTCTCTCACCAGGCTGTTCCTGAAAGGACTGTCTGGATAGTCAGTGCTGTGATTTTACAAAGCTCCACATTAGTTCTCTGAAAACCTATTCTAGACATGTTGTAGTGTTTTGAACTGATCCCTCTAGTGTGTCACGGACAGTGCGTGTTTTCCAAGGGCAGTGTTTGATTTAGATGTTAGATTGCATGGTTTTGAATAGAAAGTTTGGTTTTGATATTGAAGTTTGTGAAGATACTTGAGTAGTTATGCACTTTTGATTAGAGTTTGGGGAAATAAATCATAATTTCAAGAGATGTGCGTCAGCAATCCAGAAAAAACTGTGATAACAAGTTGTGCAGAGAAATTATATTTATGTTATCTCAGAACAAAGAGAAATGTCTTTACtcagtggtgtaaggtagttgCCACAGGCTCCAGTGACAGGGACCTTAGTGCACACCAGTTACTAGTTATAAGGCGCACACACATACCACAGGCAATTGTTAATAATCTAATATAGGGAGCTCTGCTACTTCTACCACTTGCTTGTTTCTTGCTTGTCCTTTCTTACAGCTGCTTTTATGTTTAAAAGGCACATCCACTTGCTGGACTATTGTatcgtcttgtcacatgatcaaatagagacttgacactaGGCAAAATCAACATACATCATACCCAACAAgcaaatgttaaacattaagcAATTTAAAAGTATGCAATTCCCCTAGAGAAAATGAGATAACTGCAACACAACATAGTACAGCAGCACCAGGCCGTAGGGGGTCAGGATTTCAGGGGTGTCCTCACCGCattacagttcatttaaacCAACATGAAGGATTTTTACAGTTTAACTCTCAATTCAGCAAGTGTCTCTTAAGTTGCCAAAGCATCAGATATAACATACAAACACTGCTTGCAATTACAGTCTACATTTAGGAGTTCAATTAAAAAGTTCTTTCCAAAGTTCTCAGAGGTATATTCCAGGTGGGGGAGTGGAGTGGAGGTGAGCACAAAAAATGGGTTGTGACCTGTACTCTTCCACCTCAGCTATAGGTATTGCTTGGAGGGTATGGTCTGCATATTTGCATATAAAGGTCCTTTTATCTTTGGTTCAGCAAACAAAAGGTGTCTCAGTGGCTGCTTTCCACCTTCAACTGGTTGTGATCAGTCACAGGAGGATGGCTTTCTTTTGAAGTATGTAAATATTCTAATTGTCAGGTTGTGGCTAATAAGCAAATGCAGAACTGGCTCCATGACCTGGACTTAAGTCAGTCATCATGTGCTGTACACACAGAACAACAGATAATATTCAGGCAATACAGGGAGGGATgtccacacacagtctctttcttCATCCATGTTGATTAGTGTGTACAGTAGTGTGTTGTATGGCATGACCTGAGGAGATTACCATAACAATGATGACACTCAAGCACTGATTACAGGTTTGATTTAATCAGAATATTCCAGAtgtaatatgaatcatgtcccATTTGTTTAAACTCGTCTCCCATTTCCTTTAACAATATGTTTACATGGACATTTTTGTTCCTCCATCTTAGACTCATAATTTTTTTCTAGTAGGATCCTTATCAACATTTTTGGCACTAAACATTATAGGATAACAAACAAGTTAATTAAGAATCATTTTCAGTACCATTTGTCACTTTGGCTGTTCAGGGATGAGGAATGTTTCTACAGAAAGCCCAAACCCTTGTGTGTTGCCTTGGAGACGTCATGTACACTAATGCACACAGGTCCAAAGTCCATCTCCCGTGCCCTAATGCCAGTCATAAGACTGGTCTCCACACTGCTGCAGACGCAGCCATGCCATCTGGCGACGTTGCTCAAAGACACCCATCACTGCTGATTTCAGCTGTTTGTCAGAGGAGGTGCTGACTGAGCTTTAATGGTATTAAAGGGTGTCACTGCAGACTGGCAGGGGTGGATGTGATTTACTCAGGTGAAAGTAGCAATGGCACaatagaaaaaaatactgttatttttttttaaactaaaccAATGCATCACACTGACCTCCTAATTTTCTTGATGTACAAATGAACTGGTAATTAAATACTAAATTAGTTTAAAGTCTCTTAAAGTAAAAAAGCTGAAACACTGTTGCCTCAAATCTGTGCTTAAGTACTGTACATGTGTAAAATCAGTTTGTTACTGAGTCCATTTGCACATGTGGGTGGTCTGTTTGAATGTTAACAGTCGATTAAACTGCATTATTAGGGGTTATCAGCCCATTGGCCGCCTGTCTTTATTGTTATGTGATGGTGTTGGAAGTAGGGTGATGTtaaagtagtataaagagtgagaagcTCTGTGTAGGGACACGGGGTGATgaggggtcaaacaaacacaggacaagACGCAGGAGACCAGGGTTTGTGTGCCGTGTCAAACCAGAGGTCACCGTGAGTTATTTTAAGTTGTTTTACAGTATGTCGCTTTTAACAGGTAACATATTTTATGCCAAatcattatgtattttttaaaaatcctaaCCACATACAATTGCTCCAAATGCCAACGAGCATATATTGGGCTGATAACGTCATTCTCAACCTACTAGTTTGCATCGCAGGCCCTGCTAACCTGTATCTATGAGGCTGATAACCACtttaaacagtcattttatcgagtgataacatttaaaatgggTGATAGACAAGGAGTGAGAGTGCATATCTGAGCACAACTGTCCTCTTGTACAGATAGATAGAAGGCACTGTTTGAAGTTGTTTTACTTTACCGAAATCCAAAACCACATCAATTGTGTAGTGTgaatgatgttttgttttgttgctatGTAACTTTGTAGATCCCAGGAAGGATAGCTGCTGCAATGCAAAGCTAATAGAGAtctttataaacaaacaatctACATGTACAGCAGACCTTGTTTCAGTGTTAATAAGCTTATAGGGTATGTTCTCTTGTCTACAGTATTTATACTTTGTCTGGGCTATTAAGTTCACGCCAGTGAGGAACATGACTCAGCTCTTCCAAGAGTGGCGTGGTATTATGAAACATCTTACACCCTTTGACCTGTAGTCAGCAACAAcagacaagaaaataaaaacagtcacagttaGAGGTTAAACAATGCTGTCATGTCTGTGGTCAAACACAACCAATTTTGGGATTTTGTCATCATTTAGTTTCATTACATTAACTGGCACCAAAGTAAATTTGGGTCTACACATCTGAACATGTACATGGACCATTATACAGTGCATGAATAAACCCAAACTacagcagagacacaaacagtaaaccttaaaaacaaaaacccagcTGTAAGAAATGTGCGCACTAATTTGTCAACATTTCCATTTTAATTCAAGTTGTAAAATTCTAGATGAATATTCACAGTAAAATATGCATATTATTATGCTTTTCCCATTAACACGTTTCCATGGAAGCATAAAAACAAGTAGTGGAATTTGGTCACATAAAACCTTTATTAGAACTTCAAATAATATTTACAGACAGAGTATACAAAATTCACTTTCAGAGCACAACATTAGCACTACTGtgggaaaataacaaaaaaacatcatcttaCATGAAATTTAGATGGTGACACAAGTGGTGGCTGACACGGTAACAGACCAGAGTAGCCATTCAGAATTTAAAAACTTGAACCAGGTATGAATATGGGCGGTTGCGGGGTTTATCAAAGAATATGCTTTCTAAACTGAAGTCACATTAATTTTTTTATGATAACGGAAGACTTATTTCATCATACACCACACCACCACCTGCTCTCTCACAATCAGTTCAGCTAATACGTACAACAACATAGCTCTCCTTGACAGCCAATGATTTGCAAGGGCTGAAACATCGTCAAAAATAACTACGATAGCTAAAACTAAAAAGCCAAGCCCGAGGAGAAAATTCAGTCCTGAGGAAAAAGGTTTAAGTGGAACAAGGAACTGCAGGGGACCAGAGGACAGCACTACTGTGCCTCATCCTCTGGACAGGAATGCCATGTCAGTCTCTCCTCATAGAaggaaatgaccacttgagggCAGCGAGTGTTGGCCTCACGGGCTGGGACTAAATCTGCTTCATCCGAGTCTTTCCTAAAGAAAAGgacaaagagggagaaaaacatTACAGCAACTGTGGACCTCTGTTTATGACAAATCCATTATTTTTCACCTCAGATTAAAATTTATTTGAACTACGGCGAAGTtctgtaacagcagcagtatCTGGCTGAATGTAAAGCTTACATATCTCTGAGGGACATAAACAAAGCCGGAGCATCATCACAAGCAATAATGGATTTACTGATGAGAATTTCAGAGCCACTTCACacttgaatgtgttttttttaagccgTTAACTACAAGATGTGACTGTACTGTAATGAAAGACATAAATGCTGGTGTTAGTATTGACATTGCTTCACAAATTTACAACAAAAATCTGCATTTCATAGGTTGAAAACAACCCAACACACCAACTACAGCTTAAAGTCAGACTTAGACTtgctttattgtcattcaaCAAATACACCATCGGTGCACATATTAAACGAGATTTCGTTACTTAGGCTCCTGAGTAGACGCATAAATTATAGCCCTTTTATTCTGCCTCACCCTTCTTTATAAAAACCACTGAATGGAGAGACAAGGTTGTTTTGCTTTCAAGCATGCAACAAAGGTAGTAACAGTACCAACAACTGTGTAAAAGTGACAGCTGGCAGAACAGGACCATGGACGGGACGGGTGTGATTGTTAAAcgacatgtttaatgtgtgaccCACTACCAGAGGATTGCACAGCAGCTAGCAGAAATTAGCAGATCACTCAAAGAAGAAAtacagcagccaaaaatgtctgtaaaCTGGGGAGACAGCGAAGTCCAGGAGCTCTTTACCTTTCTGCCATGTAAGTCCACTGTTATTGTTTAGGAAGTGCTGTTGACCTGTGTATGTTACACTTGAGGCCGCCGCTGTTGTTACACGCCATGCCCCTTTTCCTTCCGGGAGGCCAGAATGCCATTTTAAAATCACCCACTGGCACGATGCTTCCATTATTTTGTGCAAAAAAGCAAAGCTGGCGTAACGGAAGGATAAAGGGATAAAGAGTTGACTAGTTGGGACCTTTGTATGTCAATGACCTCTAATGAAGTTATTAAAtaactttaataataataaaatacagtgggTGGGGTTGGGCTCAGACCTGGGAGttgaaatttaaatgtttatagTGCCAAAAAAGGATTACAGTTTGAGCTATGTGCACATAAAGCGGACTATTTCCTACTATACTCACCATTTCATCAAGAACATCAACTCCCCGCTGCTGTCCGTTGCGCCAATTATCCGTTCTGGGTCAAGGTTCCTAGCAAAGCCACGTGGTTTCTCTGCCTATAACAGTTGTGACAACAATTGCTTTAACACTTTTTGGACTGTCTAAACAAGATAAGGTTAACATGTGACATCTAATAATTTACATCTTTCTGAATTTTGACAAACTAAATTTCATTGGTGTCATCTCTGAAGCCAAATGTGGCATGTGAAATTGTTGGGGAACTCACCACATCTTTCTTCTTGGCTTCTGTTTCCGGCTCGTCTGTCGATGCCTTCCTCTTAACAGGGGCAGGCTTCTCCTTAACATTCTTCTGTGCTTCCAAAAATGCTGAAATCAGCTCTGGACAATCCAGGTTCTCCTCTGGCTCCCATGTATTGTCAGCCCTAAATTTGCAGGAAGAGTCACCATTTGCATCTCACACAGACTTCCATACAGATGCAAACAACACAGTTAACTAGTTCCTATGCAGAACAGCAGCTTATTCATGCAACCAAAATTACTGTGGACAAAAGCATAGCACAACCCCATACCAGGGAAGCACTTCCAGCTCAGCAGGGGGCAGGTGTCCCAGGCAACTCACTCTGTAAATCCTTTCCACTTCAGGAAGAATTCTACTTTCCCATTCACAAGACGTTGGTCGAGTACTTTTTCCACCACAAATTCCTCAGGCTCCTCCTGTGTGTCCGCTGTGTCCTTCTTACCCTTGGTATTCTGCTTCTTGCCCATGTTCTgcactaaaaacaaaaaggggTGCGAGAGCTCAAACTGTTTACGGGTTCTTGTGTGCTATCCCAACAGTTTGCATGGATGAGCATGAAGCCATTGCTCTTAAAGTTATCCACATAAAGTTGAAGGGGAGAAAGTGGGACCAACACGGCCCCAATCAGCCACAGATGAAGAGGTTGTAAACCCACTCCGTGTATTAACTGATGTTGGTATGACTAATAAGTATCTAGAAACGTGCAACGCGTGCACACTAGCATTTTAATGATGCTAAGTTGCACcgaggtaacgttagctaagagTTGTGCAAACTCATATTTTAAGATAGCATTATGTCTTGATTTGGCTAAGTTTATGTAAGTTAGCCTTCGCCCCGGCTGTAGCTGATGATAATACAGGCCTAGACTAGACTTAATTGTGCCACCTGCAATACAACGTTGACAAAGATGCGTTGTGCGAAGAAACAACTTTAGTTGGTGATGTTACATAAGCATTTTCAATAAGCAAAGTACGGTTAGCGCCAGGCTCGTCTCGATACAAACGCTCAAGGCCCGAGGACGCACATCATCCTGGAGTAGACGCTCCTACTTTTAGCTAGCTGTCAGCTTACATAAACTTAGCTCTGTCCAAACATTACACGATACTGTAAGATACGTGAGCATACACAGACAATGTACTCACGACAGCAGGTTTAAATGGCAAAGTTAGCTAGCTCATATTGTTGGGGCAACGTAACGTTACGGTTCACTTTCTCCGCAAACTACCTGCTACAGGAGTTACAAaagtaagctaacgttagcttgcaaAAGCTAATCAATGAAATGTACGTGAAGCGTTGCACTGTGAAGCGTTTAAGATAAATTATTCCTGCATACGCACCTTAAAAGACCAGGAAAGGCTTCACTGATGTCCTCTTACCACGCGGTCTGCCTACGCTTTGTCTCTGCTCTGCAGCTGCAACACTGCAGGGTAGGCGCCAAAAGCTCGTCGTATGTCTCTACGGGAGCCTGGAAGGGAAACGCGCTTCGCTCTTTATCCCTGCGCCTCGTGATCGACTGGGCGCTGCCTCCGCTCCGTCCTCCAATAGCTGGAGTAAACGGAAGTTCATCAAGGGCCTTAGGTCTTAAATTACTTAAGTAATCAGactatatattattttataatatccCCGTAAGAATGACTTTAATATCTGTCatcataaaatataatttatcaTGTGGATATCCTGCCATCAGTCCTGTTTATTCACAGAGGGGCAGCAATGCTCCTAAAACAATgacacaagaatgagacaggctgtttgtcagttttctttttttcatttaaatcagaaaaacaatGTCTGCTAAAGCATTTCAAACTCCCTAGGCATAATCATACTATCAACAGTCACCATGCATTCAAAAACATTTGCAACcagcaacaaagaaaagcaatgtGAAAtgtatacaaacaaacaaaagtaaacTCTTGGTCAAACcagaaaattaaatacaaatttgTGAGGatttaggttaaaaaaaaaaaaaaaacttaatgaGTCACACTATTAACTTTTTCATGCACATTTCTCCATTTAAATCACTCACTTAGCCCACTGTATAGAGGTGTGCCCATGAATAGGATAATCTTGTCTTAACACTTAACTTCAACTCTCAGATAATCTcgaatatatataaaaaaaagcaacatcCAAACAACATTCAATCATATTAAATAGAGTTGGtgattgtatttttattatttatttatttatttatttcagaaacTGGATGGTTTAGGTCCTTTCAGGGCCAAATTTTCACAATGAAGAATTTGTGGTTAGTGAGTGCATTTAAGTCGCCCTAAAAAGGGGAAgggtttttttctccacttttttttatttaaccaaaatCTATACTAAGGCGTGAGGTAGAATATAATCTTGCCAAAATACTCAAGTAACTGAAATGAAAGGATGAAGCAAAATTGTGCTTGAAAACAAATCAGCtaattcaaaacataaaatggTAGCCCCTTAAAAACATTGTGTGCATTTGTGGaacgtgtgcacacacagtaaCCAAAACACTTCTCCAATGCAAATTAAGGCCTTTTCAGTTTAATCATTGGTATATTGTATGTCATTCAGACATAAggaaatcctttttttttttttaacatctcaGTACAAATTTCTACTGAACAGTACATGCCCTCAGATATCTGAATCAAACCTGTAAACTTTAGATAGGTTATGTCCCATAATTCTCACCACTTTGAGATAAACTTGCCGTTATGAAGAAAAGATACTGTCCTCGACAGTCTCATGTTGCATGTAAGGATTTCAGACACCTCAGAAACTTTAATAAATACAATCTTTACCCTCCTCCTTATACTGAGAAAGTATACACAGAGAggcaacaagaaaacaaacaaacgaacaGAATCCTCCTCCGAGATCTCTTTCCAGCAAGTGTCACACTGCTGGCCATGCTGACTAAAGACATGCCTGGTTGTCCATGTTTTTGCttgtaaaaacagaaagacTCAATTACTTTAATGTTAACAGGCACAAAGAGAGACCGGCTGCTTCGCCAGCAGCTTAGCTGATCCCTTGAACTGCTGTGGGTGCCTTGTCCAACTCcataagcaaaacaaaatgtccagtgtgtaagCTACATTTCCCTCATGAGAAATTTTATttacagagatttttttttatttatttcttttcttttttgcagctTTTGCCGATTTAGGCTCCCAACAGCGGTGAAtccacacacacttttacaaaAGAGGAGATCCCAAAACCAGAGTCAGGCAAGTAAGTTCAGAAATATCCAAAAACCTAAAAGCTCAAGTCTCAGCTGGCAATACTGCATTATtgctttttctccttctttctcttgtctgttttgttgCCTGTTGATGTGGAGACAGCAGGCCGTCTTACACGCTGAACCACAACCCTCCCATTAGCCCCGCACTGCAGGGTGAATCTTTCTGGGTTCAGGGGCCGTCCTGTATCATCCCTCAGCCGGGCCAGGACATCTCTGGTCAGCTGCCTTATCTGCTGGCCAACAGCACCCATTGTCTTGGCTGTAAGCTGTTTCTCCCTCAGTAGTCTATCTCTCTGAGCATGCAGcctctccacttcctcctgcaGACCCATGATAGCATCTAGTTTGCGCTTCCGGCAGTTTTGCGCTGCCAGTTTGTTCTTCCCCCGCCTGCGAATGTCCCTCAGGAGGGTCACCTGTTCCGGGGAGAAGCCGTGACTGTCGAGGACCTCGAGGAACTCCTCCACAGGCATGTTGACGATCTGCAGGACAGAGAACGGGATGCACATGGCACGGGCACGGAGCTCATCACGACTCAGCTCCCTGTCTTCAAACTTTggcccatcatcatcatcatcatcgctgAGAGGCTCCTCTTTGATACCTTTGTGAGGAAGCGTCACTGATGGCTGGTTGAAGGAAGCAGGAGATGAGTAGCTGTGGTCATgccacacactctcactcagaTCAATAGGTGACCACACAGAGCTGTAGTCTATGATGCCTTTTGA
This genomic window contains:
- the cbx3a gene encoding chromobox protein homolog 3a, which encodes MGKKQNTKGKKDTADTQEEPEEFVVEKVLDQRLVNGKVEFFLKWKGFTEADNTWEPEENLDCPELISAFLEAQKNVKEKPAPVKRKASTDEPETEAKKKDVAEKPRGFARNLDPERIIGATDSSGELMFLMKWKDSDEADLVPAREANTRCPQVVISFYEERLTWHSCPEDEAQ